Genomic segment of Pseudomonas sp. DY-1:
TCGCCAGGCCGATCAGCACATTGTGGAACGGCGTGTTGGCACCGAAACCGGCGAAGGCCGAACCGTTGTTGGCGGTACCCGAGGTGTAGGCATATAGGGCCTGGCTGAAGCCATGGGCGCCCGGGTTGGTGATGGACGCCGCCGGGCCGGCGAGGCTGATGGCCAGGCCGCAGAACACCAGCACGCCCACCGGCATCACCAGCAGGGTTGCCACCAGCAGGCGCACTTCGCGGGCTTCCAGCTTCTTGCCGAGGTATTCGGGCGTGCGGCCGATCATCAGGCCGGCGAGGAACACGGCGATCAATACGAACAGCAGCATGCCGTAGAGGCCTGCACCGACACCGCCGAAGACGATCTCGCCTAGCATCATGTTGAACATCGGGACCATCCCGCCCAGCGCGCTGAAGCTGTCATGCATCGCGTTCACCGAACCGTTGGACGCAGCCGTGGTGGTGACCGCCCAGAGCGCCGACGCGGCAATGCCGAAGCGGCTTTCCTTGCCTTCCAGGGAACCGGTCTGCTCAATGGGCAGCGCGGCCAGGGCCGGGTTCGGTTGGTATTCGCTGTAGAGGGTCACGCCCAGGCCGATGACGAACAGCACCAGCATGCTGGCCAGCAGCGCACGGCTCTGACGCAGGTCTTTCACGTAGTAGCCGAAGGTGAACACCAGGGCCGCCGGGATCAGGATGATGGAAGCCATCTCCAGCAGGTTGCTCCAGGCGGTGGGGTTCTCGAACGGGTGCGCCGAATTGACGCCGAAGAAGCCGCCGCCATTGGTACCCAATTGCTTGATTGCGATCTGGCTGGCCGCCGGGCCCAGCGGGATGGTCTGGTCGGCGCCCTGCAGGGTCACCGCATGGGCATAGTCGAGGAAAGTCTGCGGAACACCCTGCCAGACCAGGAACAGCGCCAGCACCAGGCACAGCGGCAACAAGCCGTAGAGGGCGCCGCGGGTCAGATCCACCCAGAAGTTGCCCAGGCGATCGGTGCTGCGGCGGCTGATGCCACGGGCGAACACCACCAGCACGCAGAGCCCCACGGCGGCACTGACGAAGTTCTGCACGCCCAGGCCGACCATCTGGCTGAAGTAGCTCAGTGCCGCCTCGCCACTGTAGGCCTGCCAGTTGGTATTGGTGACGAAGCTCACTGCCGTGTTGAACGCCAGGCTCCACTCCAGGCCGGGAAGCTTCTGCGGGTTGAGCGGCAGCGCGCCTTGCAGCATGAGGATGGCGAACAGCAGCACGAACCCCGCCAGATTGAAGGCCAGCAGGGCCACGCAGTAGCCCTTCCAGTCCTGTTCACGCTCGGCGTCGACGCCGGCAATGCGGTAGCAGAAACGCTCCACGGGCGCGAACACCGGAGTCAGGAAGGTACGCTGCCCTTCCATCACCCGGTAGTAGAAGCGCCCAAGGAAAGGTGCCGGTACCAGCACCAGCATGAAGAAGGCCAGGATGAGGCCGATGTCCTGAAGTTGCATGTGGCCTCCTAGCCGCGCTCGGCGCGCAGCAGCGCCACCAGCAGATAGATGAAAAGTCCCATGGCCAAGACCAGGGACACCCCGTCGAGAATGCTCATTGCCTGTACTCCTAGATGCGGTCTTTGCCGCCGTGGAGCCATTGTCGGAAGGGGGGGCGTAAAGGAACGAGTCCGGGGAGGACTGCGGGGCATCAAGAATGCGTAAAGAAGTTCTGTTGAGAACCGTGCATGAGATCGGCAGGCCTCGCCCCCGGCCCCGGCCCCTCTCCCGAAGGGCGAGGGGTGACGCCAGGCCAACCACCTGCACGAACAACCCCTCTCCCACTGGGAGAGGATGGGGTGAGGGAAGCCGCATCTCGCTGGATGTGAGGGGTCTGCATACCACTTTGTATCCACCCCGATACAAACCCGACACGCCCCCGATACCCTGCTGCGCCACCTTGCCCAACGATGGCTAGCGTGCCCCGCTCGCGTTAGCAGCCTCCCTTGTGATTCCCGGGCTGGCACTTGCCCACCCTCTCCTCGCCATGAGCTTCACCATGCAATCGACTTCCGCCTCGGGCACACCCTTCACCCGGAACCGCTGGAGCGTCCGCGCGGTGATCGTGGACGATGACGCGCCCATTCGTGAGCTGCTCTGTGGCTACCTGGCGCGCTTCAACATCGAGGCGATAGGCGTGGACGATGGCCAGGGCATGCGCCAGGCCCTGGCCGAGGAACGCTTCGACGTGGACCTGATGCAGCCCGGCGAGGACGGCCTCTCGTTTTGCCGTTGGCTATGGGCGGAGTCGGACATTTCGATCCTGATGCTCACCGCCCGCTGCGAACCGGCGGATCGAATCATCGGGCTGGAAATGGGTGCCGCCGACTACATGGCCAAACCGTTCGAACCGCGCGAACTGGTGGCGCGCATCCAGACCATCCTTCGCCGTGTGCGCGACGATCGCGACGCGCCGCGCGCCGCGCACCGAAAGCCGCAATAGCATCCGCTTCGACGCCTGGCGCCTGGACAACGCGCTGCGCTTCGCAGGCCACGCCCATCTCCCGCTGGAGGATGGCCAGAAACAGGTACGTATCGACGTGTGCGACCACGGCCCGGGTATTTCCGCCGAGCTGCGCGAAGCGGTGTTCGAGCCCTTCTACCGCGTGGAAGGCTCGCGCAATCGCAATTCCGGAGGCATCGGCCTGGGCCTGACCATCGCCCGCGATGCTGCACGGCGCCAGGGTGGCGACCTGGAGTTGCTGGCGCCTGAAGCCGGCGGACTGCTGGCGAGATTGACCTTGCCCCTCCGCTGACCGGCAGGAACACCATGCGCACCAGAGCGCAGCGCACCCATGTGCCTTTGTCAGTCTCCGATACAACACGCACATCGCCTGGACAACTGGCCCGCCGAGACAGCCAGAACCGGAAGACCCCTTCCGGTTCCGCCAACCTGCACAGGAGTAACCCCATGATCAGTGGAGTCGGCAGTTACTCGAACTACGGCAGCTACAACTACGCCACCAGTTCGACCTCATCCTCGGCGCGCTCGCAAGACTGCGGCGCTTCGGGACAGAACAAGGCCCAGGAAAAACTCTCCAGCCTGCTGGACGCCAACGGTGACGGCAGCCTCAGCCAGGAGGAAACCGCCTTCCTCGCACCGTCGCCTCGACCGCAGGGCCGGGGATCGGAGGGCATGCAGTTCGATTAGTCGGAGGAGTCGACGGCAAGCACTGACGACCCGGACTACGGCCGCCTGGTGGCGGCACTGCTCAAGCAGTACGAAGCCGGCTCCGGCTACAGCAGTAGCCGCGTCGGCAGCCAGTTAAGTCTGTCGGCCTGAAAGGTGCCGGCCACCTTCAGGGTGGCCGGCTCACCCGCCCCATCCGACGGGAACCCCGGGCTAATGATTGACCCGACCTCATCCTCGTCCGGAAAAGCCGGGAGGACGCTGCGAAAGGTCGCACCGAGCGCTTACAATCGTGGGCTTCAACCGCCATACAGCCCACTTCGGATATGCCGCTCGATCCGCCCACGATGCTGACCCTTTCAATCGCCCTTGCAGCTGCCGCCGCCCTGTACCTGGCGGTCGAATGGGGCAGCGTTCGTGAACCCACTCTGTTGTTCTGGAGCGCCGGCTTCGCCACCATCACCATTGGCTCGACACTGGCCCTGCTGCGCGGGAACGGTCTCCTGCTCATCGGCATCTGGTTCGCCAACGGTCTGCTGGTGATCGCCCACTGGCTGTTCCTGCTGGGGGTTGCGCGCTTCACCGGGACGCGGCTGTCCCGGGCCTGGTACCTGATCTTCGTCACCTGGGCGGCCCTATTGCTGCTGCCGGATGGGCCGCTGTGGTCGAAGATCATGTTCCTGGCCAACTCGCTGCTGGTCGCCCTGCTGGCGCTCAGGGCCAGCGCACTCCTGCGTCCCCACGGCAAGTCGCTGAGCGTAGGCGCGGTGCAGCTGCGCTACGTGTTGCTGGCCCATGGCATTTTCTACCTGGCCAAGTCTCTGACGGCCGTGGTTCCTGGCACGCTGGTGGATCTCGCCGCCTTCCGTGGCGAGATCATCCAGATCTCGCTGGTCGAAGGCGCGATGGCGATCATGCTGATCGCCCTGTCGATGACCGGCACCGAACGTCATCGGCGAGAGAAACGGATAGCACGGCTGGCCGCACGCGACCCGCTGACCGCCCTCTACAACCGCCGCGCCCTCGAAGCGCGCGCACCGCGCCTGCTTGAAGAGGTCAGCGGCACTCAGCCGGGTGCATTGCTACTGATCGATATCGACAATTTCAAACTGGTCAACGACCTGTACGGCCATGGTGCGGGAGACCGGTTGCTGGTGGCGCTCAGCGAGATAATCCGCTCGCTACTGCCCGAACGAGCGCTTGCCGCGCGGCTGGGCGGCGACGAATTCGTCGTCCTGCTGAGCCGTGCCTCACGTGAACGCATCGTCGAGCTGGGCAACCGACTGCGGGAGCAGTTCCACGCGACAGCCTCGCGGAACTTCGACACACCCGAGGCAGTAACCCTGAGCATCGGCGCCAGCCTGTTCGACCAGCCACCGACCAGCCTGGCGGCATTGATCGAGCAAGGCGATGCCGCGCTCTACGAATCCAAACGCGGCGGACGAGACAGCATTCGCCTGGTGGATCGATCCTTCATGGGCGGCGAAGGGCTGCGGACAGACTGACTCACCGCGGATTGCTCAACGCGCAGCGAGCCGCCCCGCTCCTCAGGAGGGCCGGTTTTCCTTTTCCTGGGCCTCTGCGGAAACCACCACCTGCGGTTGCGCATCGCCGATCCAGTCGGAGATCAGGCTGTAGGCCACCGCCAGCAGCGTTGGGCCGAGGAACAGCCCCATGAAGCCGAAGGCCAGGATTCCGCCGAACACGCCCAGCAACACCACCACCAACGGCAGGTTGCCACCACGGCTGATGAGGTAGGGTTTCAGCACGTTGTCCACGCCGCTGATGACGAACATGCCCCAGATGCCGAGGAACACCGCATAGCCATAGTCACCGTGCCAGGCCAGCCAGGCCGTTGCGGGTACCCAGACAAGCGGCGGGCCCATGGGGATCAGGCTGAGGGCGAAGGTGACGATGCCCAGCACCAGCGCACCGGGTACACCAGCGATCCAGAAACCGATCAGCGCCAGCACAGCCTGGGCGGCGGCGGTACCGATCACGCCGTTGACCACGCGTTGCACGGTGCCGGCCACCAGTGCGAGATAGTGTTCAGCGCGATCACCAATCAATCGCTCCAGGCCCCGCTCGACGAACAGCGCCATGCGCGGGCCATCGCGGTAGAAGAAGAACACCAGCACCAGACTCAGTACCAGTTCCACCATGCCGCCGCCGATCTGAGCAGTGCGCGCGAGAATCCAGTTGCCGGCCTGCCCCATGTAAGGCCTGAGGCTGGCAAAGAAGGCCGCGCCCTGGGCGTCGATGGAGCGCCAGGCCCGAACCAGGCGCTCACCCACCAACGGCACCTGTTGCAACCAGTCCGGTGGCGGCGGCAAGCCTTCCACCTGGACGTTCTTCACCAGCTCCGTAGCATCGCGCACATGTTCGGCCAGGTTGCCCACCAGCCACGCCAGCGGCAGCGCCACCAACAGCACCCAACCTGCGGTGAGTAAGGCGGCAGCCGCGGACTCGCGTCCTTTCAGCAGGTTGCTCAAGAGGCGCATCAGCGGCCAGCTGGCAAAGGCCAGCACGGCGGCCCAGAACAGCGCAGAAACAAAGGGGGCAAGCACCCAGAGGCTGGCACCAAGCAAAGCGAGCAGGAGGATCTGCACCAATAGGCGATCGTTGTTCAACATCCCTGAATCACTCCGGCGAACAGAAAGGAAAGGCCGTGCCTGCCGTCACGCATCTCGCGGCCGGCAGGAACAAGCATAGAGACAGATACTCAGCGCAGGAGATTCAGATGCAGACCGGGTCCCTTGCCCTCGCCCAGCTCCAGGCGCGCGGCGCGTACACCCTGCCCCACCAACGCCTCGCGCCAGGCCTCGGCACCCGCACCAGCCAAACTGATGCGAAGGGTGCTATCAAGGTTCAGGCAGCGCGAAAGCAGGGTCGCCCAGGCATCCGAGGGTTGCTCAGGCAGACGCGCAAGGTGCAGCTCACCGCTGCTTTTCAGTTCACGCATCAGGGTATCGGGGGTTGGCAGCAACTCACCCAAGGGGGCGTTGGCGTCCAGCTGCTCGGCGTGCAGGTAGGCCCGGCGATTGCCCCGGGTGATGCCGTAGAGAGCAAGCAGGCTGTCCTGATGCGGCTCAGCCAGGCGCAGCAACAGGTAGGCCTGCTGCTCGTCCGGGCCATACAGCTTGGAGTTGCCGAAGATGGCGTTGGCCCAGAGGCTGCTGGAGCCACAATCGCGACCCTGGCACCAATAGAGCAACTCGGCACCGCCAGCGAGCAGGTCGCGGCGGGCGCGGTCGAAAGCATCGAAGGAGCTGTGGTCAGTGGGCAGGCGGTAGGTTACAGAAGTCTGGCGGCCCTCCGCATCGATCTTGCGCTCCATGCGCAATTGGTTGCTGATGCGGCGGATGGAGCTCTGCGGATAGGTTCGCTCCTGGTCCGGGTTCTCGCGGAAGTCGGTGATCTCGGCATGGGGGAAACGCGGCAATGCCGCCAGGTCGTGGCTTTCAGGCAGGTCGGCTGCCTGCACGGATGCTGCCAGTAGAAGACCGGCAATTAGGGTGAGGCGCATGCGCATCCTTATCGATATGTCCCGGAGTGAGCAGTCTGGACCAGCTTCCCGACCTTTTCCTGCCGCTCGCCACGGATCATGCCGCGCCGCACTGTGGTTCCAGGCCGATCGACCATCCCACTGCTCCCTGACCAAAAGCGGCCAGCCTTCCCGCTTGGCCGGTGCAAGTCAAGGAATGGCGAAGAAGGGATTGAAACAGTCTGCTACGGCCTGGGCGCCAGCCTCGTCATCCAAGTGCAGGTGATGCTTGCCGGGTAGGCAATGCACCGCAAAGGGCAGTTGCTCCAGAAGGCTGGCGAACTTCGGCTCCACATGCAGCAGGCCCTGCTCTGCCAGCACCAGCATGGTTGGACACTTCACCGCCTGGGCGAAGGCCAATGCATGGGCACGGGTCAGGCGCAGCGGAGACGGCAGGGTCAGGCGGCTGTCGGTGCGCCAGGTGTAGCCGCCTGGTACCGGCATCAGGCCCCGCTCAGCAAGCAGTTCGGCGGCCTCGCGGCTGACACCGCCCGTACCGCGCATGCGCGCCTCGACGGCACGGTCTATCGCGGCGTAGACCGGTTTGCGCTTGCCTACCAGCGCCAGTTGCGCGCGTAGCGCCTCGCCCAGCTTGGCCGGCGCCTGTTCGGCTTCGCCCGTGTAGGGCATCAGGCCATCGATCAGGGCCAGGTGCTTGATCCGCTCGGGAATGGCGCCGGCCAGCATCACCGAAACGATGGCGCCCATGGAGTGCCCGAGCAGAGAAAATTTCTCCCAACCCAGCTGCTCGGCCACCAGCAGCACGTCAGCGGCGTAATCCCACAACAGGTAGCTCGCCCCCGGCCCCCGGTGGGCCGACAGCCCGTGACCGGCAAAATCGAGCGCGACTATGCGCAGCCCCTGCAGACGCGGCGCCAGTCGGGCGAAGGTGTTGGCGTTGTCCAACCAGCCATGCAGCGCGATCACCGGCTGGCCGTCCTCCGGGCCATAGAGGTGAGCGGCCAGCTCGATATGGGGCAGGTTGAGGCGGATTTCTTCGACCTGGGCAGTCATGCACTGGCCTCCTGGCGACGACCGTCCCAGCGGCCGAATACGGATTTGAGAAGGTCGGCGGTTTCCTGGGGTCGCTCCAGCGGGAACATGTGCCCGCCGGGCAGCGACAGGTATTCGCCTTGCGGCACCCGCTTCACCAGTCGCGCATGGTGCGGCATCACCACCTTGCTGTGACGCCCACGTACCAGTGCCACGGGCACCTTGAGCTGTTGCGGACGGCCGGGCGTGCGGTGAGGCACGCTGCGGTAAATGCTGATCTCGGTGGCGGCGTCGAACTTCAGCCGCAGCGACTCGCCCTGCCGAGCCAGGCCATGCTGGACGTAGGCATCCAGGCAATCCGGATCGAAGCGGCGGAACAGGGTCTTGCCGGCGAAGTAGTCGCGCGCCTCGCTGAAGTCGCCGAACTCCTCGCGGCGACCAAGGGTGCGGCCCGCCGGGGTGATGCGGTCGATGAAGCCGAAGCGCTTGGCCGCGCGGATGACGATGCGGTCAGCCAGGGTCAGCACTGGGGAATCGAGCATCACCACGCCGCGGTAGAGCTCCGGCCGACGCAGGGCCGCGTGAAAGTGCAACACGCCGCCCAGGGAATGCCCCAGGCCCCAAACCGGCTCGCCGCGCGCTTCCAGGTGATGGATGAGTTCGTCCACCAGGTTTTCCCAGTTGTCGTTCACCGGGAATCGTGGGTCATGGCCGTGTTGTTCCAGGTGTTCAACGCGGAAGTCCGGCGCCAGGGCGGCGAAGAGCTTGCCGTAGGTGGCCGAAGGAAAGCCGTTGGCATGGGCGAAGAAGATGGTGTGCATGGCATCCGGCTCGTCGGAGAATGCCGGGATTTTCCGGCAGCCCCGCTCGCTCGGCAATGACTGTAACCGCCAGTGATGATGGCGCTATTGCCAAAGACCCGGTGCCAACAGCCTGCCCGCCAACCCCAGGGCCACCAGCAGGAATACCAGGCCACAGGCCAGATCGATGGCGGGCGCTGCGCGCAGCAGCAGTTGCTGGTTGCTACCGCGGGTGAGTGCCAGGCCAAGGCCACTGAACCAGGCCAGCCCCATGCCGAAGAGAATCGCGGCCGCCCCGACCTTGCCGGCGAAGGACAGATCCGCCGGAATAAGCCCGGACAGCATTGCCAGGAAAAACACCAGCGCCTTGGGGTTGAACAGGTTGGTGGCCAGCCCGCGCAACCAGGGGCCCAGAGCCGAAGGTGACAACGCGCCCTCGAAGCTCCCGCCGCCCTGTCCGCGTCGGAACCAGGCGCGCACTGCCCCGATGCCAAGCCAGCCGAGATAGCTCGCGCCGATCAGCTGCAGCAGGTCGAAGAGCATCGGCGAGCGGCTCACCAGCAGGGCAACGCCAGTCAGCACCAACATGCCGTGGACGAGGATGCCGCAGGCCAGGCCCAGGGCGCTCAGGAGGCCGGCGCGACGCCCCTCATGCATGGCGGTACGCACCACCAGGGCCACATCGGGGCCGGGGCTGACCAGGGCGACGGCGAACACGGCCGCCAGCGACAGCAAGACGGAAGTCTCCTGCATGGATGATTCTCCAGGATATTGGGGGAATTCAGCGGGGGCGGTGGATCAGCGGCTGCGCAGCTTCGCCGGTGGTACGCCGTAGTTGCGGCGGAACAATCGCGAGAAATGCGCCTGGTCGTAGAAACCCAGATCCAGGGCCACCTCGCTCAGGCTCTCGCCACGCAGGACCCGAGGCAGCGCACGTTCCAGGCGCAATTGGGTCAACCACTGGTGAGGCGGCAGGCCGCACTGGCGATTGAAGCGGCGCAATGCCTGCCAGGGGCTGAGTCCACAGAACAGGGCCAGCTCTTCCAGAGAGGGCGGTGAATCGAGGCGCGACTCCAGCCACTCCCTCAAGCGCGACCAGGTGCGGGTATCAAAGCCATGTTCCGGCTCACGGACTCGCAGGGTGGAGCCCTGTCCCAGCAGGTTGGCCAAGGCTGGCCAGAGGTGGCCTTCCTGCTCCAGTCGTGACCCTTGCAGCAACGCGCCGTGCAGGTCCTGCAACTGGCCACGCAAGTTGGCGTCCCGGAGGATGCTGGTGGTCAGGCGCGGCGCACCCTGGCGCTCATCGCTGAGACTGCGGCTGGCGTCGTCCAGCCATTGCGGATCGAAAGCCAGCACACGGATCTGATAGCTCTGGCCATCGACGCCGGCGCCATCGTGGATCTGCTCCGGCGCCATCAACAACACGTCCCCGGTGTCGGCCTGATGGCTTTCACCCTGGTGCAGGTAGCGTTGCCGACCGCGCACGACCAGTCCCAGGTGGTACTCCAGATGGAAGTGCCGGGGAAAGGCGAAGTGCTGGTACTGGGCGTCGATCAGTCGGACGCCCGGCAGGCAGCTGGGGATGTGGTTGGTCTGGTCCATGGGCGCCACTTTACTCCGTGGCGCCGTGAGCTTCTTGGACAAAATTGCGGAAGTATTGGCCCGAAATGCCATAGGGTAGAAATCGCTTTTCATTTCCACCGTCCGATGCCCGCCCATGCTCCGATGGTGGATGAATAGAGCGTCATCCACCCTTGTAGCAGTGACGATTGAAATGCACCGACTAGCTGCATGAAGCCGGACTTTCTTTAGGAGCGAGCTTGCTCGCGAACAGCCCGAGCACGAACTTTCGCGAGCAAGCTCGCTCCTACATGTCAGCCGCGCCGCGGCGGCTCGGAGCCGAGGGGAACGATGGCCATTGTCAGGCGGGAAATGCAGCTGGGCTTGCCGTCCTCGCCAGCCAGTCGGATATCCCAGACATGGGTAGTACGACCGAGATGCACCGGCCGGGCCACCGCGGTGACCCGGCCGCTGCGCAGGCCACGCAAGTGGTTGGCGTTGACCTCCAGGCCGACGCAGTAGTAGCGGCTGGCATCGATGCACAGGAAGCTGGCAGTGGAACCGAGGGTTTCCGCCAGCACCACCGACGCGCCGCCATGCAGCAGGCCATATGGCTGGTGGGTGCGCTGATCGACCACCATGCTGGCGGTCAAGGATTCGTCGTCGAAGGACTCAAAACGGATGTCCAGGCCTTCGCCAATGGTGTTCTTCAGGGATTCGTTGAGGTGTGCAAGATCGGGGGATTGTCGCCACAGGCCCATTGGGTCGCTCCTTGTGGAGGGCCGGGAGCGGTGTCCCGGCCATACTTGATCATTCGTGCCAGACCACCGTTTCCTGGCGTTCCAGCCATTCCGGGAAGCGCTTGCCATAAGCGTCTTCAACGATATTGCGCTTGATCTTCAGCGTCGGAGTCAGGAAACCGTTGTCTACCGCCCAGATGTCCTTGACCAGCACCAGCCCATGCAGGCGCTCATGCTTGTCGAGATCGCCGTTGACCTCTTCCAGCAGGCTGCGCAGGCTGAGCTCCAGTTCTGAGCGGGCGCTGTTGGCCGCCTCCTGCCGCCCTACTTCGGACAGTACGCAGAGCGCCATGGGTTGGGGCAACCCATCGCCCACCACACAGACCTGCTCGATACGCGGATGCACCGCCAGGCGGTTCTCGATGGGTGCCGGGGCCACGTACTTGCCCTTGCTGGTCTTGAAGATTTCCTTGATGCGGCCAGTCAGGCGCAGGTTGCCCTTGGCGTCCTGCTCACCCTTGTCTCCGGTGCGCAGGTAGCCGTCCTCGGTAATGGTTTCGGCAGTTTTCGCGGGGTCCTTGAAATAGCCCTGCATCGTGGCACCGCTGCGCACCTGCACTTCACCGTCTTCGCTGATGCGCACTTCCACGCCGGGACTGTTGCGGCCAATCCAACCGGGCATCACCTCACCTTTGCGGCACAGGTGGGAGTAACCGCAGTTCTCGGTCATGCCGTAGACCTCCAGCACTTCCAGGCCTAGGCGCTGGTACCAGTTCAGCAGCGCACCGGGCACCGGTGCGGCTCCGCACAGGGCGTTTCGCACGGCATCAAGACCGAGGCCAGTGAGGACCTTGCGTCCGACGATACGACCAATGACGGGGAGCCTGAGCAAGCGATCGAGTTTTTGTGCCGACATCTTCGAATAGACACCCATCTGGAACTTGGTCCAGATCCGCGGCACGCCGAAAATGGCCGTAGGCCGTGCGCGACGCAGGTCCTCAAGGAAGGTTTCCAGACTTTCGGCGAAGAATACCGTCTGCCCGGCGTAGAGCGACCCCATCTCGACGAACATGCGCTCTGCCACATGGCATAGCGGCAGGTAGGACAGCAATCGGTCTTC
This window contains:
- the kdpA gene encoding potassium-transporting ATPase subunit KdpA, whose product is MQLQDIGLILAFFMLVLVPAPFLGRFYYRVMEGQRTFLTPVFAPVERFCYRIAGVDAEREQDWKGYCVALLAFNLAGFVLLFAILMLQGALPLNPQKLPGLEWSLAFNTAVSFVTNTNWQAYSGEAALSYFSQMVGLGVQNFVSAAVGLCVLVVFARGISRRSTDRLGNFWVDLTRGALYGLLPLCLVLALFLVWQGVPQTFLDYAHAVTLQGADQTIPLGPAASQIAIKQLGTNGGGFFGVNSAHPFENPTAWSNLLEMASIILIPAALVFTFGYYVKDLRQSRALLASMLVLFVIGLGVTLYSEYQPNPALAALPIEQTGSLEGKESRFGIAASALWAVTTTAASNGSVNAMHDSFSALGGMVPMFNMMLGEIVFGGVGAGLYGMLLFVLIAVFLAGLMIGRTPEYLGKKLEAREVRLLVATLLVMPVGVLVFCGLAISLAGPAASITNPGAHGFSQALYAYTSGTANNGSAFAGFGANTPFHNVLIGLAMILGRFGYILPVLAIAGSLAMKRRAPLGANSFPTHGPLFVTLLTLTILLVGGLTFLPALALGPIAEHLALIQGF
- the kdpF gene encoding K(+)-transporting ATPase subunit F, translating into MSILDGVSLVLAMGLFIYLLVALLRAERG
- a CDS encoding GGDEF domain-containing protein; protein product: MPLDPPTMLTLSIALAAAAALYLAVEWGSVREPTLLFWSAGFATITIGSTLALLRGNGLLLIGIWFANGLLVIAHWLFLLGVARFTGTRLSRAWYLIFVTWAALLLLPDGPLWSKIMFLANSLLVALLALRASALLRPHGKSLSVGAVQLRYVLLAHGIFYLAKSLTAVVPGTLVDLAAFRGEIIQISLVEGAMAIMLIALSMTGTERHRREKRIARLAARDPLTALYNRRALEARAPRLLEEVSGTQPGALLLIDIDNFKLVNDLYGHGAGDRLLVALSEIIRSLLPERALAARLGGDEFVVLLSRASRERIVELGNRLREQFHATASRNFDTPEAVTLSIGASLFDQPPTSLAALIEQGDAALYESKRGGRDSIRLVDRSFMGGEGLRTD
- a CDS encoding AI-2E family transporter, producing the protein MLNNDRLLVQILLLALLGASLWVLAPFVSALFWAAVLAFASWPLMRLLSNLLKGRESAAAALLTAGWVLLVALPLAWLVGNLAEHVRDATELVKNVQVEGLPPPPDWLQQVPLVGERLVRAWRSIDAQGAAFFASLRPYMGQAGNWILARTAQIGGGMVELVLSLVLVFFFYRDGPRMALFVERGLERLIGDRAEHYLALVAGTVQRVVNGVIGTAAAQAVLALIGFWIAGVPGALVLGIVTFALSLIPMGPPLVWVPATAWLAWHGDYGYAVFLGIWGMFVISGVDNVLKPYLISRGGNLPLVVVLLGVFGGILAFGFMGLFLGPTLLAVAYSLISDWIGDAQPQVVVSAEAQEKENRPS
- a CDS encoding DUF4892 domain-containing protein, whose translation is MRMRLTLIAGLLLAASVQAADLPESHDLAALPRFPHAEITDFRENPDQERTYPQSSIRRISNQLRMERKIDAEGRQTSVTYRLPTDHSSFDAFDRARRDLLAGGAELLYWCQGRDCGSSSLWANAIFGNSKLYGPDEQQAYLLLRLAEPHQDSLLALYGITRGNRRAYLHAEQLDANAPLGELLPTPDTLMRELKSSGELHLARLPEQPSDAWATLLSRCLNLDSTLRISLAGAGAEAWREALVGQGVRAARLELGEGKGPGLHLNLLR
- a CDS encoding alpha/beta fold hydrolase; its protein translation is MTAQVEEIRLNLPHIELAAHLYGPEDGQPVIALHGWLDNANTFARLAPRLQGLRIVALDFAGHGLSAHRGPGASYLLWDYAADVLLVAEQLGWEKFSLLGHSMGAIVSVMLAGAIPERIKHLALIDGLMPYTGEAEQAPAKLGEALRAQLALVGKRKPVYAAIDRAVEARMRGTGGVSREAAELLAERGLMPVPGGYTWRTDSRLTLPSPLRLTRAHALAFAQAVKCPTMLVLAEQGLLHVEPKFASLLEQLPFAVHCLPGKHHLHLDDEAGAQAVADCFNPFFAIP
- a CDS encoding alpha/beta fold hydrolase gives rise to the protein MHTIFFAHANGFPSATYGKLFAALAPDFRVEHLEQHGHDPRFPVNDNWENLVDELIHHLEARGEPVWGLGHSLGGVLHFHAALRRPELYRGVVMLDSPVLTLADRIVIRAAKRFGFIDRITPAGRTLGRREEFGDFSEARDYFAGKTLFRRFDPDCLDAYVQHGLARQGESLRLKFDAATEISIYRSVPHRTPGRPQQLKVPVALVRGRHSKVVMPHHARLVKRVPQGEYLSLPGGHMFPLERPQETADLLKSVFGRWDGRRQEASA
- a CDS encoding LysE family translocator; the protein is MQETSVLLSLAAVFAVALVSPGPDVALVVRTAMHEGRRAGLLSALGLACGILVHGMLVLTGVALLVSRSPMLFDLLQLIGASYLGWLGIGAVRAWFRRGQGGGSFEGALSPSALGPWLRGLATNLFNPKALVFFLAMLSGLIPADLSFAGKVGAAAILFGMGLAWFSGLGLALTRGSNQQLLLRAAPAIDLACGLVFLLVALGLAGRLLAPGLWQ
- a CDS encoding AraC family transcriptional regulator, coding for MDQTNHIPSCLPGVRLIDAQYQHFAFPRHFHLEYHLGLVVRGRQRYLHQGESHQADTGDVLLMAPEQIHDGAGVDGQSYQIRVLAFDPQWLDDASRSLSDERQGAPRLTTSILRDANLRGQLQDLHGALLQGSRLEQEGHLWPALANLLGQGSTLRVREPEHGFDTRTWSRLREWLESRLDSPPSLEELALFCGLSPWQALRRFNRQCGLPPHQWLTQLRLERALPRVLRGESLSEVALDLGFYDQAHFSRLFRRNYGVPPAKLRSR
- a CDS encoding hotdog fold thioesterase; the encoded protein is MGLWRQSPDLAHLNESLKNTIGEGLDIRFESFDDESLTASMVVDQRTHQPYGLLHGGASVVLAETLGSTASFLCIDASRYYCVGLEVNANHLRGLRSGRVTAVARPVHLGRTTHVWDIRLAGEDGKPSCISRLTMAIVPLGSEPPRRG
- a CDS encoding AMP-binding protein, whose translation is MADAVRLPLEVFFEREARHPNKRYLVQPLGGGRIEELTWAEVGEQARRAASWLRGRDLPQGSRIAIISKNCAHWIVADFAIWMAGHVSVPLYPNLTAESVHQVLEHSESALAFIGKLDDWPAMAGGVPEGVPTVALPIHPEGTFDFSWADLQAVNPIQDSPKGSADQLATIIYTSGTTGTPKGVMHNFSNFAFAANHGMNLFQTGEEDRLLSYLPLCHVAERMFVEMGSLYAGQTVFFAESLETFLEDLRRARPTAIFGVPRIWTKFQMGVYSKMSAQKLDRLLRLPVIGRIVGRKVLTGLGLDAVRNALCGAAPVPGALLNWYQRLGLEVLEVYGMTENCGYSHLCRKGEVMPGWIGRNSPGVEVRISEDGEVQVRSGATMQGYFKDPAKTAETITEDGYLRTGDKGEQDAKGNLRLTGRIKEIFKTSKGKYVAPAPIENRLAVHPRIEQVCVVGDGLPQPMALCVLSEVGRQEAANSARSELELSLRSLLEEVNGDLDKHERLHGLVLVKDIWAVDNGFLTPTLKIKRNIVEDAYGKRFPEWLERQETVVWHE